The Vibrio syngnathi DNA window CATCATAATGGGAGATAAAGGGTAAGAGCCTGCCTTATAATAAAGAGGGATACTGACGTTAGTAGCATTAAGCAAGGTGTCGAATCGATTGAGGTCCCAGCATTCAAAATTGAAAATTACTGAAACGAAAGATGTAAAAAAGCCCCGTCATTTCTGACGAGCTTTCTTAAAGTGATCGGTGAAGAGACATTCTTTGAACATCAGGCGAACCCCACTTGGGTTCCAATCTAGCGATCTACAGATGAAAAAAAAGCTCATCATTTCTGATGAGCTTTCTTAAAGTAATCGATTAAGAGACATTCCTTGAACATCAGGCGAACCCCATTTGGGTTCCAATCTAATGATCTATAGATGAAAAAAAAGCTCATCATTTCTGATGACTTTCTTAGAGGTGGTCAGTGAAGAGACATCCTTTGAACATCAGGCGAACCCCATTTGGGTTCCAATCTAATGATCTATAGATGAAAAAAAAGCTCATCATTTCTGATGACTTTCTTAGAGGTGGTCAGTGAAGAGACATCCTTTGAACATCAGGCGAACCCCACTTGGGTTCCAATCTAGTGATCTATAGATGAAAAAAAAGCTCATCATTTCTGATGAGCTTTCTTAAGGTGGTCGGTGAAGAGGGATTCGAACCCCCGACCCTCTGGTCCCAAACCAGATGCGCTACCAAGCTGCGCTATTCACCGAGACGTTTCGTTTGATTTCTCAAACAGGGAACTTCAATGAAGTTACCAAAATTAATGGGGTGGCTAACGAGATTCGAACTCGCGACCACCGGAATCACAATCCAGGGCTCTACCAACTGAGCTATAGCCACCACTAATCTTTTAGATAACCGCTTAAAAAGCGATTATTGAAATAGTGGTCGGTGAAGAGGGATTCGAACCCCCGACCCTCTGGTCCCAAACCAGATGCGCTACCAAGCTGCGCTATTCACCGACTAGTTTTATATCGACTCTTGGGAATAATGAGTCAACAATGGAAGCCGAAGCTACCGATATTTTGTAAAGAAAGAATGGGGTGGCTAACGAGATTCGAACTCGCGACCACCGGAATCACAATCCAGGGCTCTACCAACTGAGCTATAGCCACCATAATTTCTTTTTTGCCAATTCTCACTTACCTAAGTAAGAGACCGGATGGCGCGCCTGAAAGGATTCGAACCTTCGGCCTTTGGCTCCGGAGGCCAACGCTCTATCCAGCTGAGCTACAGGCGCATGCCCTGTCGGCGGAGTGGAATAATACGTATATCACCTTATGCCGTCTAGTACTTTTTTAACTTTTTTTTCTGTTTGGTCTCTTTTTCGACAGTTAATATGTGATAAACCCCTTATTTGAGTACTACAACCCACCGCAGCTTATAAGTTGTTGTTTATTGCAACAACTTATCGGGATATAATCACCCATTATTTACATTGGTTTAACAGTTGCTCTTTGCTGGTTGAGCCAAAACACCCTTCCAACACTATAAATTGGTAAGCATGTACTTACCTTGGGAATGTAAAGTGAGTTTAATGGATATGTCTCGTCGAATTTTAAGCGTTGTCATCGCAGTTTTAACCTTTTCAACTGGCGCAATGGCTTCAGGCCTGAGCGAAGCAGAGCAAGATGCCATTGCTGAACGCATCAAACCAGTTGGTCAAGTTTACCTAGTGGGCAGCGAACCAGTAGCCGCAGAACCAACAGGCCCTCGCGATGGCGCAGCAGTTTACGGTACCTTTTGTATCGCTTGTCACTCATCTGGCGTAAGTGGCGCACCTAAAACAGGAGATGCTGGTGATTGGGGACCTCGTATTGCTCAAGGTCGCGACATCCTAGCTGACCATGCAATCAACGGCTTTAATGCAATGCCAGCGAAAGGTTCATGTATGGACTGTTCAGACGACGAAATCAAAGATGCTATCGAGCACATGATTGCCGGTCTGTAATTTACCGATCTGTCATTAAAAATGCCAGATTCAAAAAAGGTGACCTCATGGTCACCTTTTTTATTGGTCTCGATTTAGAGCCAGACATCACTTCTTGTTGAACATCGCACGAATGTTGGCAATGTGTGCCTGTCCTTTTTCCATTCTTTCTTCTGCGGATTGAGGCTTCTTCACGCTTTCCCACTCCACATCATCATGCGGCAGTTCATCAAGGAAGCGGCTTTGTGTTGGCTTTATCAATTCGCCATACTGACGACGTTCACGACATTTAGTGAAGGTCAGCTCTTTCTGCGCTCGAGTAATCCCTACATACATAAGACGACGTTCTTCTTCTACGTTGCCTTCATCGACACTGGTTTGGTGTGGCAAGATACCCTCTTCAGCTCCCATTAAGAACACATACGGAAACTCTAGGCCTTTCGATGCGTGCAATGTCATTAATTGAACTTGGTCAGCATCGTCGTTATCTTCACCACGTTCCATCATGTCACGCAGGGTTAAACGTTGAACCACTTCGCGAAGTGTCTTCTCTTCTTTGTCGTAGTTGTCACCCTCAAGGTCAGCAACAATCCAACTATAGAGATCAGACACGTTCTTCATTCGCATCTCTGCCGCTTTCGGGCTTGGAGAGGTTTCGTATAACCAGTCTTCATAGTTAATATCACGAACCAAAGAACGAACAGCCTCAACGGTATTACCGCGTTCAGCATTATCTGAAATTCGAACAATCCAATCACCGAAGCGACGCAGATTTTCTAAGCCACGACCAGTCAATGTTTGCTCTAATCCCATCTCAAAGCTTGCTTCAAACAGACTCTTACCACGCATGTTGGCGTAACTACCGAGCTTCTCTAAAGTCACCGGACCAATCTCGCGGCGTGGTGTATTCACAATACGTAGGAAAGCATTGTCATCATCCGGGTTCACCAATACTCGCAGGTAAGCCATGATGTCTTTTATTTCTGCTCTGGCGAAGAAGGATGTTCCGCCAGATATCTTGTAAGGTACACGGTTTTGCATCAGCGCTTTTTCAATCAAGCGAGATTGGTGGTTACCGCGGTAAAGCACTGCGTAATCTTTGTATTCTGTGCGATTCAAAAATTTGTGGGCGATGATCTCACCGGTAATACGCTCTGCTTCGTGTTCTTCGTTCTTAGCGTTCAATACTTTGAGCTTCTCTCCGTCTGGGATCTCAGAGAACAGTGATTTCTCATAAACGTGAGGGTTATTAGCGATCAAAATATTCGCTGCACGCAAGATACGGCTCGTTGAACGATAATTTTGCTCTAGCTTAATCAAGCGAAGGTTTGGATAATCCTCACCAAGCAACACCAAGTTTTGCGGTTTTGCGCCACGCCATGAGTAGATAGATTGGTCATCATCACCTACCACAGTGAGACGCCCTCTTTCACCGACGAGCAGTCGCACCAACTCATATTGACTGGTGTTGGTATCTTGGTATTCATCGACCAGTA harbors:
- the rep gene encoding DNA helicase Rep is translated as MKLNPRQDEAVKYVSGPCLVLAGAGSGKTRVITNKIAYLVQECGYKARNIAAVTFTNKAAREMKERVGQTLGKGESKGLIVSTFHTMGLTIIRREYKALGLKAGFSLFDDQDQLALLKELTEKQIDGDKDLLRSLMSTISNWKNDMLTPDQAKARAQGEQDQLFAFCFEMYQKQMKAYNALDFDDLIAMPVLLLKTNQEVRERWQSRIRYLLVDEYQDTNTSQYELVRLLVGERGRLTVVGDDDQSIYSWRGAKPQNLVLLGEDYPNLRLIKLEQNYRSTSRILRAANILIANNPHVYEKSLFSEIPDGEKLKVLNAKNEEHEAERITGEIIAHKFLNRTEYKDYAVLYRGNHQSRLIEKALMQNRVPYKISGGTSFFARAEIKDIMAYLRVLVNPDDDNAFLRIVNTPRREIGPVTLEKLGSYANMRGKSLFEASFEMGLEQTLTGRGLENLRRFGDWIVRISDNAERGNTVEAVRSLVRDINYEDWLYETSPSPKAAEMRMKNVSDLYSWIVADLEGDNYDKEEKTLREVVQRLTLRDMMERGEDNDDADQVQLMTLHASKGLEFPYVFLMGAEEGILPHQTSVDEGNVEEERRLMYVGITRAQKELTFTKCRERRQYGELIKPTQSRFLDELPHDDVEWESVKKPQSAEERMEKGQAHIANIRAMFNKK
- a CDS encoding c-type cytochrome, producing the protein MDMSRRILSVVIAVLTFSTGAMASGLSEAEQDAIAERIKPVGQVYLVGSEPVAAEPTGPRDGAAVYGTFCIACHSSGVSGAPKTGDAGDWGPRIAQGRDILADHAINGFNAMPAKGSCMDCSDDEIKDAIEHMIAGL